The following nucleotide sequence is from Nothobranchius furzeri strain GRZ-AD chromosome 11, NfurGRZ-RIMD1, whole genome shotgun sequence.
agaggggccgacagcgCCAAATATATATATAGGGGGCCCAGAAATTCTGGCAGCACCCCTGCCTACAGGTGTCAGCTGAGGCTCTGACAGCTGTTTTTTATCAGGATCAAGATGGCTCCCATATCAAAGGTCTGCTCATCAACTTCTTCCACCACAACTGGCCCTCCCTGCTCAAACACACCTTCCTGGAGCAGTTCATCACACCGATTGTCAAAGTAAGAGAACAACCGACATAAACCTGCTCTAACCAGCCAGACGCTAAGGAAACCCACCATTCAGGTGAATTATCTTTCATCTGCAGGCCACGAAGAACAAGCAGGAGCTGGCTTTCTACAGCCTGCCAGAGTTTGAGGAGTGGAAGAAACAAACCGAGAACTTTAAAACCTGGCATATAAAGTACTACAAAGGTTTGTCGTAGATGGAGAGGATGACATTTCACTAGTCTTTTCACACATCAACAGTTTCCTTCACAAATTATGTTTCAGGTTTGGGTACAAGCACAAGCAAAGAGGCTAAGGAGTACTTTGCTGACATGGAGAGGCATCGAATCACATTCCGGTATAATGGTGCTGAGGACGATGCCGCCATCACTCTGGTGAGTGTAACCTCTGGTTTTACAGCTCTGTGAGTCCAAACCCCCAACAGGGTACAGAGTCTGTTTACAAGGTCTGGATTCCTGATTGGCTCAGTGTTGTGTTTAGTGTTGATTTAAAACGGTTTCTTTACATCTAAAGCTCAGTAGCTTTGGGTTGACCTTTCCCAACAAGGCAGCcacagtcagctgacctcataaaCTCAAAGATGGCTGTAATCTGAGGGTCTGGGATTAAGGAGGCAGGAGATTTACCTTTCTTCTGTGTCCCTGTGCAACAGCAGCTtcacaccatcagtgtgtgaacgaACAAAGGACTTTGGAGGAAGCGCTTTATAAAAGTACAATAATATCATTGTTATTATGAAACAGATTTCAAATCTAAAATATTCTTTATAATCCCAGTAAGGAACTTTGTCACGTGGGACATTGTGAAGCATAGCGCCTTAAGTAGTGACAGAAACTGTAATTCTGCTGATTTTGGTGATTATTTAACAGAATTACTGCAGAAGCTGTGAGACAGACCCTGCTGCCAGACGGCTCCCAGCACTAGATCTTTAACTTTTGATCTTTGTGTTGTTTCTGCAGACTTTAGGAGCCAGCATTGAAATGAAAATGTGATGACTTGCACATCCCAGGTGAAATGTATCATGTTAGCAGCTGGAACGCCGTAGACAGCAGAGCAAAGCAGACAcacaagtagggttgtcacggtaaccggtgtagcggtaaaccccggtaaaaaagttgacaataataataaccgtcttgttttaaaaaactatattatcttgttgggattaccgtggctgcggtgtaggcgcgtgacccttaccagccaccgtatcatcggctgaagttgccggcggcacaagcgcactttgttgtttatgaccaaaactttcttgaagcttaagctgaaataatggccaaaggaggagacggcagcactcaggaggacattttttatccctcaaagaagacaaagtgggaagtacgggcatcttttggatatttgaagaatgccgagggacagtttatagaagacggctatcctgtttgcagcacgtgcagaaaaagtgtctgtgaaaggcagcaacgcttcaaatctcatgacacatctgcgtgaccatcacccacaactctacagtcaacgcaaggcaagttaacgttagcgttttagctaaaatgcatgatccgaggatttgggttgagggagaatgcaacgagtcgctatatcaagcagccgcagcgccgccacctgcatataaaccgtgtcgcggacacccccatgttgaaatgacgctatgcattacggggctcccaggggcagataagagttggtctctctccgagaataattatgaatttaacaatgattactgcctgatgacattttccccacatctaaaaagctcactggaaggacacaaaccgaggacaatattttcctgatatacggattgctcaagtaagggtaaaaaagtatctgattagaaggctacttgagtactgagtatcatctgatctaatatttttaaatgatgacatcaaacagacataaaataagaagttatgggcaaatattgctattttaaagactaaagggaaaaatgtaaaaaagtaaacaacataattacaaaataacacattttaggcaaaatttagacacaaactgaggacaatatttcctgacatacaggatttatttaattgtgtgaaaatgtagcacgtttaaaaaaaataccgcgataataccgaaaaccgtggtaattttggtcacaataaccgtgaggttaaattttcacaccgtgacaaccctacacacAAGGAACTTCAGTGTGTTTGAGTCCATGGAGGCTGCAGCTGTGTGCTTTTGTTCCAGGCGTTCAGCAAAAAGAAAACCGATGACAGGAAGGAGTGGCTGACAAACTTCATGGAGGACAGACGTCAGAGGAGGATGCACGGCCTTCCAGAGGTTTGTGTCTGACATCACATCTGTTCTTTACCTGGTCATTTGTAATAAATGATGTTTCTTCTCAAACCTTTTCCTCCTCATTATCACCTACAGCAATACCTTTATGGAACTCAGGCCAAACACCTGTCGTACAACGACTTCATCAACAAAGAACTGATTCTCTTCTCCAACTCTGACAATGAGAGATCCATCCCATCCTTAGTCGATGGTGTGTGTATTTTCTACCTTTGTACATCTAAACAACCTAGAACATGTGTTTACGAGGCTTTTGTATTATTGACAAGCAGGATGTTGTGATGATTATGTTCATAAGTGTGTTGATGTCAGGCTTAAAGCCAGGTCAAAGGAAGGTGTTGTTCACCTGTGTGAAGAGGAATGACAAGAGAGAAGTGAAGGTTGCTCAGCTGGCCGGTTCTGTGGCTGAGATGTCTGCCTACCATCACGGAGAGGTGAAGTTACTCCACGTACTTCAGCAGTGGTGTTAAGAGCCAGCCCCACCCTCTAATAGTCTGTTTCATGTTATTGGTGTATTTATCACATAAGTAAACAACGTTTCATCATACATCACACATGTTCAAACACCCGTACTAAACACGACAACGGTACCTCTCGACTCACATACCTTTTAATCACACAAGTTCATTTTACTATATTAACTTGCTCTTAACTAGACAAGTGACAAATTATTTACTAATAATAATTCCCTCATTTTATTGTTGAGTgtccacttcctgtttgtcttGTAGCAAGCTCTCATGATGACCATCGTGAACTTGGCCCAGAACTTTGTGGGGAGCAACAACGTAAACATTCTGCAGCCACTGGGTCAGTTTGGAACTCGCATTAATGGAGGGAAAGATGCTGCCAGCCCTCGTTACATCTTCACCATGCTCAGGTAACAAAGAGTAATGCTAGCTTTATTGATTTGTTTTAGAAAGTTCTTGATTTTATCCTAAATGTTCTCTAAACCAGTCATCTTCATGGGTTTAGCTGTTTTACTAACAGTTAAAAACTGGTGTCATGGTGCTGTTCCCTTTCTCAGTCCTCTTGCCAAGTTGTTGTTCCCAGCGGTGGACTCCAACCTACTGAAGTTCCTGTACGACGACAACCAGAAGGTGGAGCCAGAGTGGTACATTCCCATCATCCCCATGGTTCTGGTGAACGGCGCCGAGGGCATCGGGACGGGCTGGGCTTGTAAGATCCCGAACTACGACACCAGAGAGATCGTTAACAACATCAACAGGATGCTAAACCACCAGGACCCCCTGCCAATGGTAAAAATAAACACTGCGgacaagaagtgtgtgtgtgtgtgtgtgtgtgtgtgtgcgcgcgtgtgtgtgtgtgtgtgtgtactgtcaaAAGCTAAACATTTACATCTAGAAATCTATCAGTTAGTCGACCGTTTTAATGAACAAAGATGTAAAACTCATTCATTTTAGGGCCAGGGTCAGTTTGAACTCCAGCCACAGGGACTGATGATGTTCTAGCGTCCATGTAGCCCTAGCTAGATCTTTTTTACTGATGCTAGTGGGCTCTGAGCAGAAACATCTAAAGCTTAGTTCAAGTCCATAAATGTTCCTAGTCTAAGCTAAAGAGGCAGCTATGTGAACCTGAGTGCTGAGTGAACAAAAATCATTCCAGGAACCAGAAGCATCTTCTTGGTTTAGAAACCTCTGAAGATATTTTCTCCTACATTAAATGAAATGGTGCTTTCTGTGTGTATCTCAGTGTAATGCCTCATGTGTCTGTGTAATTATAGCTTCCCAGTTACAAAAACTTCAAAGGGGTTATCCATGAGCTGGGACACAACCAGTACCTGGTCAGTGGAGAAGTGTCGGTCCTGGACAAAAACACGGTGGAGATCACAGAGCTTCCTGTGCGGACGTGGACTCAGGTACCACTCAGCTTCTGCTCACTTTAAGGCTAACATTAACGTTTGTTACAGGAGAGAAGACAGCAAAAAGAAAAGTGTGATTTGTGTAGGgacgggtaccgaattcggtactttttaaggtaccgaccgagcacattgtttcaaacggtgccttgtttcggtatccgtccatcataacgagaacttgcctagacagctgcgcatgcgcaagagcgttatgtcataggtcgatgcgagcgagttgtaaacagagcagcatggtagaaagaacgcacgctaaagcttgggtctacttcactaaatgtgatgggtaactgggtgatgatgaaaccagcgacaacgatctaggtgagacatcctcatcttaatctgctccggtaggtaaataaaatgtttaagataatgttagcttgatttgttagcttccgtttcactaatggtgcgttcgctttctcctcggaactccgaaattctgactagaagaacatgaacgcgctctaaagtttggcttcactttactaaatgcgatgggtgattgggtgaagatgaaaccagtgacaacgatctaagtgtgaggcatcatcgttttaatctgctccagcagctaaataaagtgttaaagataacgttagcttgatatgttagcttccattgccaccgttgttatcagctaatggtgcgttcgctttctcctcggaaattctatcttcccagtaggaaaaatcaaatgaaaaaggacggcaaaaggaatgaagatacacagtaaatttagttcacagtaaagatgtttgcctcagtttaattatcagcttataaaactacaaggacgatgttaaaatacaaacagttgtatgttatttatcgtgatttttatcaaatattgttatatattgagaaaaatatatatctaattataaaagagaattaaaatatgaaacactcaaaagtatcgaaaattggtaccgttaagtaccggtatcgattcgtaggtaccgggaattagtaccggatcggttcaaatgtcaaaggtacccatccctaggtttGTGTCATAAGAGGCAGGAGATTATCTAGAGGTCTCGTTTTAAGGAGACAACAGTTTCTGGTTTACATCAGCAGCTTCAGTAAGGCTAACGTCTGTTTGTGCTGGATGAATAGGTGTAGGAACATCTGGATGGATGGTAGGTGTGAACCTGTACTCTGACTTTTGTGTCCAGGCTTATAAGGAGTCTGTGCTGGAGCCCATGCTGCAAGGCACCGACAAGACCCCGGCTCTTATCAATGATTATAAGGAATACCACACAGACACCACTGTGAAGTTCGTGGTTCGTATGTCTGAGGAGAAGTTGGCTCAAGCTGAAGCAGTCGGTCTCCATAAAGTCTTCAAACTGCAGTCCAGCCTCACGTGCAACTCCATGGTAAAAAAAAGGGAATTGGTACCAGTTAGGGTTACTTCCTCCTTTGGGTGATGTGGGTCATTTAGTTTGACCGGTTTGTTTTGTAGGTTCTGTTTGACCACATGGGGTGTCTGAAGAGGTATGACTCAGTCCAGGACATCCTGAAGGAATTCTTTGAACTCCGTCTGCATTATTACAAACTGAGGAAAGACTGGCTGGTGGGGAGTCTCGGATCTGAGGCTGCCAAACTGTCCAATCAGGCTCGCTTTGTGCTGGAGAAAATAGAAGGAAAAGTTTCTATAGGTACCATTCTGAACATCCGAGTGCATCTTTTCAAAATCAATAAAAAATACACGTCATTAGTTCAACTGTCAACATTGATTTACCCTTTACTTCTAAAATAATGACAGTAACTTTTGACGAGGTTTACTTGTTCAGGCTTCATCCAACTCCCTCCATTGTTTCTTGTAGAGAACAAATCTAAACGGGAACTGATCCGCATGTTGGTGCAGAAAGGTTACGAATCTGACCCGGTCGCTGCCTGGACCAAAGCTCAGGAAAAGGTGCAACACACCTGGACACACAAGCATTTCaggacacactcgcacacacctgGTCATGCTAATACACTCCTGGTTGTGCttacacacacctggtcatgctaacacacacctggtcatgctaacacacacctggttgtgcttacacacacctggtcatgctaacacacacctggctGTATTTACCCACACCTggtcatgctcacacacacctgGACACACTCGCGCGCACACCTAGTCATGCTAACACACACCTGGACACACTCGCGCACACACCTGGACACACTCGCGCACACACCTAGTCATGCTAACACACACCTGGTTGTGCttacacacacctggtcatgCTAATACACACCTAGTTGTGCttacacacacctggtcatgctaacacacacctggctGTACTTACCCACACCTggtcatgctcacacacacctgGACACACTCGTGCGCACACCTAGCCATGCTAACACACACCTGGACACACTCGCGCACACACCTGGACACACTCGCGCACACACCTAGTCATGCTAACACACACCTGGTTGTGCTTACGCACACCTAGTCATGCTAACTCACACCTGGACACGCTCGCGCACACACCTAGTCATGCTAACACACACCTGGTTGTGCTTACACACACCTAGTCATGCTAACACACACCTGGTTGTGCTTACACACACCTAGTCATGCTAGCACACACCtggacacactcgcacgcacacctAGTCATGCTAACACACACCTGGTTGTGCTTACGCACACCTAGTCATGCTAACTCACACCTGGACACGCTCGCGCACACACCTAGTCATGCTAACACACACCTGGTTGTGCTTACACACACCTAGTCATGCTAACACACACCTGGTTGTGCTTACACACACCTAGTCATGCTAGCACACACCTGGACACTCGCGCGCACACCTAGTCATGCTAACACACACCTGgacacactcacagacacattctggacacacacacacacatctggacACACTAACACATATTTGGACACACTATCACTCACCTGGAGCTGACGAGTAAACTGGTGCTGATGCTGGGTTCATGATGAAAAGCCCAGATATCCAATCATTGCTATTTTTAGCATCAATTGGTGTCAGGTTCTCATTGCTCTGCTGCTGCGCTGCGCTGCTGACTTCTTGTGGTTCTGAGACAGGCCCAGGAGGAAGACTACCCTGATGCGAATGACAGTGACAGCTCGGTGGATTCTGGCCCCACGTCTGGTCCAAACTTCAACTACATCCTCAACATGCCTCTGTGGTGTCTGACTAAAGAGAAGGTTGAGGAGTTGCTCAAGCAAAGGGATCAGAAGGTATACACCATCAGCTGACTTTATAGATCTATTAGCCGAGGTAGATGGAATTTGTTTGTTTGTCACCTAAAAATGACACATCCTTCTGTAACGAAGCTGTTTACCTGATGACAATTCAGAGTCACTGGTGTGTAGTAAATGTCTGTGTTTTATAGAGAAGTGAACTCAACAATCTGCAGAAGAAATCTTCTGAGGATCTGTGGAAGGAGGACTTGGCTGTCTTCATCGAGGAGCTAGATGTGAGATGCAGTAGATGGCCACTGAAAAAAATAGCCTTTACTGTCATATTCTCATAAAATGTAAAGTAAACATGTGCAAAACACAAATGTTGTAAACAATCTGTTTGACAGAATGTGGAGACCATGGAGAAAGAAGAGCAGAATTCAGGAAAGGCCATCAAACTGGTGAAGGGTAAAGTGGGCAAACCTAAAGCCAAGAAGATGAACCTGGAGGAGACCATGCCTTCACCGTTTGGCCGTAGGGTGGATCCGCCCACCCAGCCAATAAAATCGGATGCAGCCAAAAAACTCGGCAAGAAAAAGAAGGTAGCAGCTGTGATGGTTGTAGCTGCAGCAACACCCCGGAAATCCAGGCTGATCAAAGCGTGTCTTCTGTCCTCAGAGTGACTTAGACGCTGTTAAGATGGAGTTAGATGATGATGGTTTGGGAGGTGAAGGAGCAGCTGGAGAAAACTCAGTGTCCAAACCCAAAACCCCACGagtgaagaaggagaagaaagagcCGGGTAAGTCGTTTTACTTCAGAGTGAGAGTGGTGAAGCTTCAGATGGAATTTTACAATGACTAAAGACTCCGTTAAACGTGCTGCAGGAACTCCCCGAGTCAGGAAACCTCCCGCACCCAAAGGTGCTTCAGTTAAGAAGGTGAAGAAGAGAAACCCCTGGTCGGACGATGAGTCCAAGTCTGACAGCGACCTGGAGGAAAACGAGCCCATCATTCCCAGAGAGACCAAGTCTCAGAGAGCATCAGGTACAACCTCCCTGTCCCATCATGCACCTCTGTCCCAAAGGGTccagggctgtgtgtgtgtgtgtgtgtgtgtgtgtgtgtgtgtgtgtgggtgtgtgggtgtgggtgtgtaacATTCTAATTGTGTTTGTGTAGTAATGAGACCTCAAACACACACAATTATGAGTCTACAGGAAATTCCTTTACTCCGTATTGAAGAACTCCCAAAGCTCTGGCATTCGCCTCCACAACACAGGAAATAATGCTGCGGTTGCTTTTTAACATAATGAGGTGGTGTGTGTCAcagttgaaatgaaatgtttatgACCTCATCGTTTTAGCCAGTTCGTTACAGCGTTTATTTAGGGTGGATTTGTTTTGTCCTGAGACATCTCGGCTAGGAGCTTTTCGTGTGGATTCACACGGAGCTGCTTGTCTCTGAACCTCCCGCAGCCAAAATTAGTGATTAGTTTTTGTCCATTTCGAGTGTCAGACTGCTCCGTCTGATGCAACTCAGCTGCAACCAAAATAATCACACCAGCACCCCCTGCAACAGAAATGTGTTCTGAACACtcgctctgctctgctcttccaGCTTCCAAGCCAAAATACACGTTTGACttctcagaggaggaggaggacgcagATGAAGAGGAAAACGGTGACGACAACGTGGCTTCATCCCCTGTGAGGTCCGTCAAGGATGACTTTGGTTTCTCAGAATCCAAGGACCAATACAGCGACCaaaatgatgaggatgaggatgaagatGACAACAATGAAGACTCTTTCTGCCCACCCAAACAGCAGAAGACCAAGTAAGGTTTAGCACATGAGCTTACTGTTTCTCTGCTGAATATTTTAATAACTCCTGAACTTCTTCTGCCTCTGAAAGGCCTGCTCCTGCAACGAAACAGAACGAGACAGCCAGCATCTTCTCATCCAAGTCGGTCTTCTCTGAAAAGAGCAACGACAGTGGTGAGCGTTTGTCCCTGAGCCCTGAAAGCTAGCCCTCAGAGTGCTTGGATGTTAAATATGGGCATTAagtaatttttttacattttggatTTAAGCAAATGGTCATATGGTCATTTGGTTCAATTACATAAATGTTATAGTAGGGTTTATTTTCTTGTTGTCATtcaggtagggctgcaacaacgaatcgataaatttgatgaaaatcgattactaaaagcgttggcaacgaattgcgtcatcgattcgttgtgtcgcacaactcttccaaaagcgcccccccttcccgcccgccgttgcgcgcagaccagagcaagtcagatcagtgcgagggagagccgcagatcagcgcgagggagaaccGCAGAtcagcggcagatcagcgcgagggagagccggcagatcagcgcgagggagagccggcagacttgcgctgctgcgaaccggttccgcattgttgcgcaacgatccaggcagctgcttccagcgcacggtccattctcaaagtggcgcaaccaaaaaactatagtttgcacacgatcgttcttgtccgcacatgttctctattttctgtcttatttgtgcatgaagctcgctactgcggagctcatcacctgtgctgtggtgatgtcacctcacgcagcatcgaaaacgcgctctgcgcttttcggtcaggagatccctttgatctgctcaaaagtaactgatgaggtgaaaaggtaagaatccaggcagcagtttttctggagaattaagaggagatgcaggaagatgagagacagacaggacaggaaaatagttcaataaaaacaagaaaacaaagtaaaatgtaggtagatttatctccactacacgtttttaccagtaaaaaacaacaagttatacacatgtcatatttatacatctgatacaattcagatcaccttcaaaactcagtcacacacccagggccgtttcaagacattttgggggccaaggcaaaatgcccccccccataactgggctccccagaggcctctgtgtaatccataccctctccaggagtattagttatacagtgtttataaaagcccctcagacattactgacatgctctaatattatcagatgaaaaactaaattatcagacatgctgtctcatctgctgcttttctaaacttgcaaaaagtaacaaaaccatttgaaagccactatttgtggattctctgaaagtttccatggagtttgtgacaacttattttttcattgatcctatcgtctaatctcacagctgaaacaagcatccttaataatctgtgcacaggaagcttaccgatgctgtagtaaaacaaaaggtataataatttattattaataaaaccttgttgcagcactaaagcagaaaaattagattttgcattaaatatgcaaaatatttacatatgaattgttttagagcccttttattggcagaatctgatattaatttagttcttacaaaaattgggtcccaacatggtttgtgtggcgttgccatagtgtgacgtcataggcacagatcccctgtcctcttgtttggaaatggaaatatggtcaccctacattaaacaaactgtccacctgggcttttgcgctgcacagagacgcttcgctgcctacgactgaacgtcagttgagagtcagtctcatgcagactgaccaatgaagagagggcctcaagttaagaccctctcctcattggtcagtccacacgaggtgggtcaaaggttactctgggcgggttacgtgttgtcaggcattcaagtattgagtatatttactgcatattacagtaaaatattctgtatgtgaccacattatggtgatcctcgggtcgtgatgatggagcccttgaatattgttgcccagggtacaacaaagtgttaatctggccctggttccgccgtcacattcccgcagaaactggttgatcacaccggggccagactactagcttgtggttttacaaccacaatgtcctcagaagcaaaaatgcttttaaaagggagggaggagtcctaactgttgctgcaggcgtgttgtgtgagagtgcagttatatactggttaatatatttttgggttcagttgctttcatgtggcctaatgtgagtctatttgggatcattggaatgatcagcagcatttcttgatgtgactttatggcagttgcccagggcatcatcgcaaggaggatggcattcatttacttttgttttatttggtattttttcagtcatttttggaaatagtgatcaattttgattaattcacagcctatgtttaattacatttaaaataaatgtcaacagatgagatcaaacaaaacagatgagaattgcccttaagctgtttaacttggaccaagcattttaggtcacagatagatgtagcttagggtctctgtctatgcaccttataagacaatttaggtgatggcatgttgttttcctgctattgaactgttttctaataatgttgtgttaaataaagtgaaggaaggagagaaataacgtttccctagcagtttttaaaaatttccccatgtaatccgattaatcgattaatcgtgttgagaccccatccgattaatcgattatccaaataatcgtttgttgcagccctacattcAGGTTAGGGTTAGTTTACATTTCTACAGCTGTAGTTACCTTCTGCTCTTTGGTTTTGTGTTTACATGACAGTGTTGCGTTAAATTTGCTGGGTTCATAGAAAAATGTCACGTAAAAACAAGAAGGACAAACTGAAACTCTGTTTGTTTAGCAGATGGGTCCAAGTCTGAAAGTGATGACGACAACGGCCCGACGTTCTCCACCTACTCCAGCAGCTCCGCATTTGATAAACTACTGCCAGCAAAGaaaggtagtgtgtgtgtgtgtgtgtgggggggggggggcatcctcCTAAAGTTTGGTtcatgcgtccgcgaggttcgcacggctccgtgcagcaaaattgcgtcattttaacaaccccgcgcctccgcacggcccaaactttccgcaccgcgcacctaggaaattttctaaccacgcggacagtcggacgcggaaaaacatggcggaccggcaagaactagtatggcagaggttcgtaaatacagacatttgtatgattcagctctcaaagatcaccgtgatcaacatgttgttaataattcttggagagaaatagctcgcactgtcggaaaagacgaggacgctgttaaaaatgctgaaatgccatgttgtaaacagtaatttctacttctactatggtgtagtgttggatgcatgccgtagagctccatgctgccccctacagtttgggagaatattggctcaccgcagagacaagccgcatgaaccataaacgctgcgagttgtgaagcgcgttccatccgcgagccgcatcaccgcgcggaaagtgaatgcgtcaagcataaaccaagcttcatatCCCACCTTTGTTTCTGCAGCAGCTAAAAAGTCGTCTGATGCCGTTCCCAAACCTAAGAAACCACCAgcaccaaaaacaaagaaaccagaTAAATCTATCTGGGATTCTGACTCCGACGCTGAGTCCAAGAAACCAACCTCTGCTGTTAAAGGTACCGCCTCCCTCTTCTCTTGTAACGACACCCTGCTGTGGGGGCAGTGGTTGACACCTTTGGGCTCATTGCAGGTAAAGGCCGGGGGAAGAAGAGGAAGGGTTCGGGATCAGAAGACGAATACAGTCCCATGAAGAAAGCACTGAAACCTGTTGGCAAGGTGAGTGTCTTCCTGTCCTGACAGAGTTTTGTCCAAACCTGGAAACTCACGATGCTGAGAAGCAGAAGAGAATTGGTCGGTGGTGGAATCCGCTTCCCCGCCTCTCCTCCCTGTTCCCCAGGTCTCTACCGAGGTGTTTGTAGG
It contains:
- the top2b gene encoding DNA topoisomerase 2-beta isoform X1 — encoded protein: MSNGAAGNGGLPWLEAANGRGDVGKTEVTKKDKAASKLSVERVYQKKTQLEHILLRPDTYVGSLQPVTQQMWVFDEDVGMNQREITYVPGLYKIFDEILVNAADNKQRDKNMTGIKITIDPDSNTISIWNNGKGIPVVEHKDEKMYVPALIFGHLLTSSNYDDDEKKVTGGRNGFGAKLCNIFSTKFTVETACKEYRHSFKQTWQNNMCKTSEPKIKFFDGDDFTCVTFQPDLEKFKMEKLDKDIVALLTRRAYDVAGSCKGVKVSLNGKKLPVHGFRSYVDLYVKDKLDETGVPLKVVHETVNERWEVCLTMSEKGFQQISFVNSIATTKGGRHIDYVVDQIVTKLIEVVKKKNKAGVSVKPFQVKNHIWVFVNALIENPTFDSQTKENMTLQTKNFGSKCLMSDKFVRAATNCGIVESILNWVKFKAQTQLNKKCSSVKHSKIKGIPKLDDANDAGGRYSSECTLILTEGDSAKSLAVSGLGVIGRDRYGVFPLRGKILNVREATHKQIMENAEINNIIKIVGLQYKKSYDDPESLRSLRYGRIMIMTDQDQDGSHIKGLLINFFHHNWPSLLKHTFLEQFITPIVKATKNKQELAFYSLPEFEEWKKQTENFKTWHIKYYKGLGTSTSKEAKEYFADMERHRITFRYNGAEDDAAITLAFSKKKTDDRKEWLTNFMEDRRQRRMHGLPEQYLYGTQAKHLSYNDFINKELILFSNSDNERSIPSLVDGLKPGQRKVLFTCVKRNDKREVKVAQLAGSVAEMSAYHHGEQALMMTIVNLAQNFVGSNNVNILQPLGQFGTRINGGKDAASPRYIFTMLSPLAKLLFPAVDSNLLKFLYDDNQKVEPEWYIPIIPMVLVNGAEGIGTGWACKIPNYDTREIVNNINRMLNHQDPLPMLPSYKNFKGVIHELGHNQYLVSGEVSVLDKNTVEITELPVRTWTQAYKESVLEPMLQGTDKTPALINDYKEYHTDTTVKFVVRMSEEKLAQAEAVGLHKVFKLQSSLTCNSMVLFDHMGCLKRYDSVQDILKEFFELRLHYYKLRKDWLVGSLGSEAAKLSNQARFVLEKIEGKVSIENKSKRELIRMLVQKGYESDPVAAWTKAQEKAQEEDYPDANDSDSSVDSGPTSGPNFNYILNMPLWCLTKEKVEELLKQRDQKRSELNNLQKKSSEDLWKEDLAVFIEELDNVETMEKEEQNSGKAIKLVKGKVGKPKAKKMNLEETMPSPFGRRVDPPTQPIKSDAAKKLGKKKKSDLDAVKMELDDDGLGGEGAAGENSVSKPKTPRVKKEKKEPGTPRVRKPPAPKGASVKKVKKRNPWSDDESKSDSDLEENEPIIPRETKSQRASASKPKYTFDFSEEEEDADEEENGDDNVASSPVRSVKDDFGFSESKDQYSDQNDEDEDEDDNNEDSFCPPKQQKTKPAPATKQNETASIFSSKSVFSEKSNDSADGSKSESDDDNGPTFSTYSSSSAFDKLLPAKKAAKKSSDAVPKPKKPPAPKTKKPDKSIWDSDSDAESKKPTSAVKGKGRGKKRKGSGSEDEYSPMKKALKPVGKKPAKPPSDEEDEEDGTTISNKKGPSRDRPGRARKEVKYFHESDNEEDDDDDMFD